The genomic DNA CGCGGCGACTCCGCCCGCGACGACGAGAAACGGTGGCTCGAGCGCGATCAGCTCGGCCATGTGGCGCGAGCGGTCTTCGTCGGTCTGACGTTTGTAGTAGTCGATTTCAGCGTCGCCGAGCACCTGGATCCGGTTCGGGTGGATCAGGTTCAGGTGGCCGACGAGATCGGCGCTCGAGGTGGCATTGGCGACCGATTCCGAAGAAAAGCCGCGCTCCCAGCCCTCATGCCCCGTGAGCCAGCTGAGCTTCAGCATGGCGGCGTTGTCGTCGAAAATGCTCTGGGCGTTGATGCTGGACGTATCCATGAGTCAGTGACTCCAGTTTGAGCCGCTTGTCGGGCCTTACCTGCGTGCGTGCGCGCGTACGAACGACTGCCGCCGTTACATCAAGGTTGCCACTGAGTGAGCAGGCGATGCAACGATTCGCGGTCTGTTTCGGTGTGCAACCGCTCGCGGGCGTCGCGATCGGACAGCAGTTGCGCGATCTCGGAAAGAATTTCGAGGTGCTGTTGAGTGGCCTGTTCGGGGACGAGCAGGAAGATCAGCAGCGAGACCGGCTGGCCGTCCGGCGCTTCGAAGGGGATGGGTTCGGCGAGTCTGACGAATGCGGCGAGCGGCTGCTTGAGGCCCTTGATCCGCCCATGCGGAATCGCGACGCCTTCGCCGAGCCCGGTCGAGCCGAGTCGTTCTCGCGCAAAAAGATTGTCTGTGACGGTACTGCGGGCGATGCCGTTCTGGTTCTCGAAGATCAGGCCCGCTTGCTCGAACACGCGTTTCTTGCTGGTGACCGATAGTCCGATGACGACGTTCTCGAGGGGAAGAAATTTGGCTAAACGATTCATTTTGACAGGCGAAAACGTGGCCTGAGTTCTCCCCACCGGGGCGGTTGAGTGGCGTTCCATTCGTTCGATGCTGGCGAAGACTGGCGGTGAGAGTCGATCGCAAGAGCGTGAGACTTTGGCCGGCCATACTTCATCAGAGCTGGCTTGACCCCGATGGTAACCGGAACATTATAGATCAGGGTGACAGCCGATGGTGCGGCGCGCCATCCATGCATATCAGGTTTTTTACCGCTTGCGGAGCGACGCATGTCGCGCTGCGCAAACGTGTGCGGGAACGGTTGAACGGGGCCTCGACGAGGCCCAGCGGCGGTGAGCGGAAACCGCGCGCCGAAACGAAAAACCGCCCGGTCGCGGGCGGTTTGACGAGCTCAGGGAAAATGAGGAATTCCCTCTAATTTCTCCTATTGCGGCGGCACGTCTTGTTGCGGCGCCGGCTGATACTTGATCGCTTCGTGCTGATGGCCTTGCAGACGATCCTTGTGGCGTATCACCTGCCTGTCGAGCTTGTCGATCATCAGATCGATCGCAGCGTACAAATCACTGTCACAACTCTCGACGAAGATATCCTTACCCTTCAGGTGGAGGTTGATTTCCACCTTTTGACGCTTGTCCTTTTCCTTATGGTTGTCGACCGAGAGGACCACACTGCCGTCGATGACCTGATCGAAATGTCTTAGCACCCTGTCTAGTTTGGTGATCACGTATTCGCGCAACGCAGGCGTTACTTCGAGGTGGTGTCCACTGATCTTGAGATTCATAGTGCTTCTCCAAGCTAATGGCCGCTTGGTCCGCACAATGACAAAGGTCCGGTCGATCTGACGGCTTGCCTGAGTCGCCCCCCGGTGACGGACATCTGGCAGGTCGCAGCGGCCGGCCTGTCCGCCAGGTGCGGAGCGGCCGGTAAATGCCCGCTGCAAAACGCGACGGGCTACAGAGACTTGCGCAGGTTGACTGCCGGGATTTTGAGCGCCTCACGGTATTTCGCAACGGTACGTCGTGCGACCACGAAGCCCTGTTCCGCCAGCAGTTCGGCTATGCGACTGTCTGAAAGTGGCGATTTCGGGTTTTCCGCTCCTATCAGTTGTTTGATCAGCGCGCGAATGGCTGTGGAGGAGGCCGCGCCGCCGGTGTCTGTCGAAACGTGTGAGCCGAAAAAGTACTTGAATTCCAGCGTCCCGAATGGGGTCAGCATGTATTTACCGGTTGTCACACGCGAGACAGTCGACTCGTGTAGGCCCAGCGTATCAGCTATTTCCCGCAAAACCAAGGGGCGCATGGCGATTTCGCCGTGCACAAAAAAGCTCTTTTGACGCTCGACAATAGCCTGCGCAACCCGCAGGATCGTCTCGAATCGCTGCTGGATGTTTTTGATCAGCCAGCGTGCTTCCTGAAGTTGCTGGCGCAACGATCCGCTGCCCGGATCGCCGCGGTTATTGCGCAGAATATTCGCGTACAGATGGTTGATGCGCAGCTTCGGTACCACCTCAGGATTCAGTTCCGCTTGCCAGCCCTGTGCTGTTTTGCGCACCATGATGTCGGGCACCACGTAGTCCGCTTCGGCCTTGCCGTAGGCGGCGCCCGGAAATGGTTCGAGCGAGCGGATGAGCACGTGCGCGTCGCGCAGTTCGTCGTCGCTGGCCTTCAGGTGCTTGCGCAGGCGCGTGAAATCGCGCGCGGCGAGCAGTTCCAGGTAATGGCCGACAATGTCTAGCGCAAGCGTGCGCGTAGGCGATGGATCGAGCCGCAGCAATTGCAGCTTCAGACATTCGGACGCGGACCGCGCGCCGACTCCCGACGGGTCGAAGCTATGCAGCAGCGCAAGCGCAGCATTCAGTTCGTCGAGATCGACTTCGAGTTCTTCAGGCAGGTCGGCCAACACTTCTTCGAGCGTCGCGGCGAGATAGCCGTCGTCGTCGAGCGATTCGATCAGGAACGTGATGAGCGCGCGGTCGCGCGGGCTCGCCTGGGTGACGCGCAGTTGCGCCATCAGATGGTCGCGCAGCGACGTGCTCGATTCGTGGATTTGCAGGGGAGGCAGGTCGTCGTCGTCCGACGCGTTGCCGGAGCGGCCGTAGTCGTCGAGGTTCCATTGCGACGAATCGCCGCCGCCGTCACCGCCGAGGCCGTTGTATTCGTCGACACCCTGCGGCTCGCCGCTTTCGGCGCGCTCGCCGGAGCCCTCGGACGATGCCGAGCCGTTGCCCGCCATCGGATCGACCGGCGCGGAGGAGGAGCCGGGCGTCTGGGCTATCACGGTACCGTCGGCCGCCACCCGCAACGGGCTCGCGATCCACTCGTCTTCGTTTTCGAGGAGCGGATTCTGCGAGATCGCCATGGCGACTTCCTGCTGCAATTCGAGCGTCGACAGCTGTAGCAGCCGGATGGACTGTTGCAGTTGCGGCGTCAGCGCAAGATGCTGCGATAGGCGGAGTTGGAGGCTGGCTTTCATGGCAAGTTGAGATTCATTGTAGAGAGTTTGCCACGACCGCGATACCTTCCGGCACTCGCAATTTGCAGATACGCCCAATTGGCACGCGGCGCCAGCCTGCGCCGCCTGAAAACGGATGTGCGGGTGCCGCAAAACGGCGTCCCCGGCCACGCGAAATTGCGGGGCCGGGACGCCGTGTGTGCTTACATGCGGAAGTGCTCGCCCAGATAGACGCGCCGCACGCTCTCGTTTTCGATGATGTCGCTGGGCGCGCCGGCGGCCAGCACGCTGCCGTCGCTGATGATGTACGCGTGGTCGCAGATGCCGAGCGTTTCGCGCACGTTGTGGTCGGTAATCAGGACGCCGATATTGCGCTGCTTCAGAAACTTGACGATCTTCTGGATTTCCAGAACCGCGATCGGATCGACGCCCGCGAACGGTTCGTCGAGCAGAATGAAGCTCGGGTTGGTTGCCAGAGCGCGTGCGATTTCAACGCGACGACGCTCACCGCCCGACAGCGACAACGCCGGATTTTCACGCAGATGCGCGATCTGCAACTCGTCGAGCAGCGCTTCGGTGCGCGACGTGATCGCCTCTTTGCTGAGGCGCTTGCCGTTTTCTTCGTGCTGCAATTCCAGCACCGCGCGAATATTCTGCTCGACGCTCAGCTTACGGAACACCGACGCTTCCTGCGGCAGATACGACAGGCCGAGCGATGCGCGTTTGTGAATGGGCAGCAGGCTGATCGATTTGCCATCCAGATCGATTTCGCCGGCGTCGAGCGGCACGAGGCCGACAATCATGTAGAACGACGTGGTCTTGCCGGCGCCATTCGGGCCGAGCAGACCGACCACTTCGCCGCTCTTCACGTCGAGCGACACGTCCTTGACGACCGTGCGCGAGCCATAGCGCTTCTTCAGATTGCGCACGACCAGCGAGCTGCTGGTGCCGGCCGGCTTGCGATGGGGGAGGGGCGTGATGGTGCTGCTGACGGTGCTCACTGGTTCGGCGCTCCCTCGATCGAGTTGGACGGCGTGAGCGTGGCCGACGCGCCGGTCAGCGGCGCGGCGCCGGCGTTGCGGGGCGCCAGCATCGCGCGCACTCGGCCGGTCGGGTTGCCCGGACCGGCGACGTCCTTGCCCGCCTTCGCGGTATAGAAGTCATTCTGGCCGTCGTAGGTGATCACGCTGCCGTGCACCTGGTCGAGCAGCGTCGTCATGCTCTGCAGGCGGCGCACAGTCGCGTTGGTGGTTAGCGTGGTCAGATCCCGCTTGCCGTCGTAGTCGATACGGATGGCCGTACCCTCGATGTACTCGTCGAGCCCCTCGCGCTTCTGGCGGAAATACGACAGATTGTTGCCGCTCGAGGTGCCGGTCGCGTACTGGTAGCCCTGCGGGTCTTGCGACACTTCGACGCGATCGGCTTTGATCAGGATCGTCCCTTTGGTCGCGACCACGTGGCCGGTAAAGATGCTGACCTGCCGCAGGTCGTCGTAAGTCATGTTGTCCGCTTCGATGTTCAGCGGCTTGTCCTTGTCGGCGCGGTCGGCGTGCGCGAGCGGCGCGAAGCCGACGAGCGGCAGCGCGACGACGAGCGCGGCGAGTCCGGCGCGGCACGCGGACAGCGCGCGCGAGCGGCTGGTATCAAAACGGGGGAACGATTCGTTCATGCAGTCACGCCTGGAATGGATTACCCGGTATGCGCTGGATTAGTGGCCGGAATCGGACGCGGCGATTGCGCCTCTTACATTGCCGAACAGCTGCATAAACCGGGTGACATTGTTGTATTTCATGCCGCTGGCAGTCATCACCGACATGCCGCGCTGAAGTTTAACTGGCTTTTCAGTCTCGATCACATCGTCGTTGACGAGGACCCTGAAATGCTCGGAATCGGCTTGCATCTGCGGATCGCCACCGCCGGGCGCGCGCAGGATGCGCGCATTTTCGTACAGATTGACGATCGACGCATCCGCGTTGACCGTGCCGGTGTCGCCGGTCGCGGTGACGATCGGCTTGCCGGGCTGGAACGCGCGCATTGCCGGCTTGACGAGGTCGCTCATTTCGTCGTCCTCATAGTGGATCAACGACTGCGCGGTCAGCCGGTACTGCGTCGCGCCCGACTGGTCGAGTTCGGACACCGAGAAGTTGTCCGCGAAGTAGTCCGGCGTGTGTTCCTTCGGGCGGACCTCGTCGTCGGTCTTGCGAGGCATCGTGGCTTGCAGCAGCCACCACGTGATGCCGGCGAGCGCCGCCATCGCGATGAGCGGGATCAGCGAAGTCAGGCGGAACTGGTTCATCCCACGAGGCCCCGTTGCTCGCCGCTGCACGCCGCCGCAAGCAGTGCTTCGTATTTGTGCTGCGCGCGCAGCAGCGTGTCGCACACTTCGCGCGCCGCGCCATGGCCGCCGCGTGCCTCACTGACCCAGTGTGCGCGCGCGATCACCTCGGGATGCGAATTAGCCGGCGCGGCCGCAAAGCCGACGCGCAGCATTACCGCGAGATCGACCCAGTCGTCGCCCATGTAGCCGCAGTCCTCGGCGGTGAGGCCGGTTTGCTGCAGCAGGTCGGCGAACGCCTGCGGCTTGTCCTGCACGCCCTGGTAGACGTGCGTGATGTTCATTTCTTTCACCCGCGCCGCCACGATGCCCGACTTGCGCCCGGTGATGATCGCCGTTTCGATGCCGGCCTGGCGCAGCAGCTTCATGCCGTGGCCGTCCATCGAGTTGAAGCCTTTCATCGTGTCGCCTTCCGCCGTGAACAGCAGGCCGCCGTCGGTCAGTACACCGTCGACGTCGAAAATCATCAGCTTCACGCGGCTTGCGCGTTCAGTAGCGGTAGGAGGGGCAACGGCCATCAGATCACCTTCTTCGAAAACAGGTCGTGCATGTTGAGCGCGCCGATCAGCTTGCCCTTTTCATCGACGACCAGCATCTGATTGATGCGATAGCGCTCCATGAGTTCCACGGCTTCGACCGCGAGATGGTCGGGACCGATCGTACGCGGGCCGGCGGTCATCACCGAGGCGATCGGCAGCTGGCGGAAATCGCCGTCGCGTTCAAGCACGCGGCGCAGGTCGCCGTCGGTGAAGATGCCCGTCACACGGCCCTCGTGGTCGACGATCGCGGTCATGCCCATGCGCTTGGCCGTCAACTGAAAGAGGGCATCGCGCACGGTTGCTTCGGGGGTGACCTGCGGCAACTGGTCGCCGGTGCGCATGACGTCGCGCACGTAGGTCAGCAGGCGCCGGCCGAGCGCGCCACCCGGATGCGAGCGCGCGAAGTCGTCGCGGCCGAAGCCGCGCGCGTCGAGCACCGCGACCGCGAGCGCGTCGCCGAGCGCGAGCGCGGCGGTGGTGCTGGCGGTGGGGGCGAGATTCATCGGACAGGCTTCCTTCGCGACGCCGGAATTCAGATGCACATCCGCGAGCTGCGCGAGGCTGGAGCCCGGGCGGCCCGTCATTGCGATCAGCTTTGCGCCGATCCGCTTGATGAGCGGCAGGATCGCCATCAACTCCTCGGTTTCGCCCGAATTGGACAGTGCGAGGAATACGTCGTCGGCGGTGACCATGCCGAGGTCGCCATGACTCGCTTCCGCGGGATGCACGAAGAACGCGGGCGTGCCGGTGCTTGCCAGCGTGGCCGCCAGCTTGCGGGCCACGTGGCCGGATTTACCGATGCCGGAGACGACCACGCGTCCACGGCAACTCAGGATGTAATCGACCGCGCCGACGAAACCGCCGTCGAGCTGGTCGCGAAGCGCACGCACGGCGTCCGCTTCGATGTCGAGCACGTCACGCGCAAGCGCGAGTGCCCTGTCGCCATTGATTTTCGCTATCATGCGCGGAGTATAGCAAAGGCGCCTGTTCGCCGCGCCGGGCCTGCCGTGCCGAGCCGCCGTCCGCCTCGGTCTGTCGAGAATCCCTTTTTCGGCCGCTTTGCCGCTCTTTAGCAGCTTTTTACCGGCCCAATCAAACATGTCGCACGGCGTTCTCGTGCGTGGTTCCGCTGACGAACGAGGACGCTTCACCCATGCGTTTTTGCCGATGATTTCCCCGCTCGAAATGACGCTGTTTCTGCTGCTGGCATCGGTAGTGGGCGTGGTGATCTTTCGTTTCCTGAATCTGCCGCCGATGCTCGGCTACCTGACGGTCGGTATCGTCGTCGGGCCGCATGCGTTCGGACTGGTTCCCGATTCGGCGGGCGCGCAGAATCTTGCGGAATTCGGCGTCGTATTCCTGATGTTCTCGATCGGGCTCGAGTTTTCGCTCGCCAAGCTGCGTACGATGCGCCGGCTCGTGTTCGGACTCGGCTTGCTGCAGGTGCTCGGCACGGTCGCGGTGGCGGTGTCACTCGGTTTCGTGCTCGAGCGCTGGGTGCATATCACGTGGCAAGCGAGTGTCGCGCTCGGTGGCGCGCTGGCGATGTCGTCGACGGCGATCGTCAGCAAGATGCTCGCGGAGCGGCTCGAAATCGAAACCGAGCACGGCCGCAATATCTTCGGCGTGCTGCTGTTTCAGGATCTGGCGGTGGTGCCGCTGTTGATCATCATTTCGGCGCTCGGCGGCCGCTCGGAGAATCTGGTCAGCGCGCTCGGCGTCGCGGCGATCAAGATCGTCGTGGCCCTGGCGCTGCTG from Paraburkholderia sp. HP33-1 includes the following:
- the lptA gene encoding lipopolysaccharide transport periplasmic protein LptA translates to MNESFPRFDTSRSRALSACRAGLAALVVALPLVGFAPLAHADRADKDKPLNIEADNMTYDDLRQVSIFTGHVVATKGTILIKADRVEVSQDPQGYQYATGTSSGNNLSYFRQKREGLDEYIEGTAIRIDYDGKRDLTTLTTNATVRRLQSMTTLLDQVHGSVITYDGQNDFYTAKAGKDVAGPGNPTGRVRAMLAPRNAGAAPLTGASATLTPSNSIEGAPNQ
- the kdsD gene encoding arabinose 5-phosphate isomerase KdsD, whose product is MIAKINGDRALALARDVLDIEADAVRALRDQLDGGFVGAVDYILSCRGRVVVSGIGKSGHVARKLAATLASTGTPAFFVHPAEASHGDLGMVTADDVFLALSNSGETEELMAILPLIKRIGAKLIAMTGRPGSSLAQLADVHLNSGVAKEACPMNLAPTASTTAALALGDALAVAVLDARGFGRDDFARSHPGGALGRRLLTYVRDVMRTGDQLPQVTPEATVRDALFQLTAKRMGMTAIVDHEGRVTGIFTDGDLRRVLERDGDFRQLPIASVMTAGPRTIGPDHLAVEAVELMERYRINQMLVVDEKGKLIGALNMHDLFSKKVI
- a CDS encoding RNA polymerase factor sigma-54; amino-acid sequence: MKASLQLRLSQHLALTPQLQQSIRLLQLSTLELQQEVAMAISQNPLLENEDEWIASPLRVAADGTVIAQTPGSSSAPVDPMAGNGSASSEGSGERAESGEPQGVDEYNGLGGDGGGDSSQWNLDDYGRSGNASDDDDLPPLQIHESSTSLRDHLMAQLRVTQASPRDRALITFLIESLDDDGYLAATLEEVLADLPEELEVDLDELNAALALLHSFDPSGVGARSASECLKLQLLRLDPSPTRTLALDIVGHYLELLAARDFTRLRKHLKASDDELRDAHVLIRSLEPFPGAAYGKAEADYVVPDIMVRKTAQGWQAELNPEVVPKLRINHLYANILRNNRGDPGSGSLRQQLQEARWLIKNIQQRFETILRVAQAIVERQKSFFVHGEIAMRPLVLREIADTLGLHESTVSRVTTGKYMLTPFGTLEFKYFFGSHVSTDTGGAASSTAIRALIKQLIGAENPKSPLSDSRIAELLAEQGFVVARRTVAKYREALKIPAVNLRKSL
- the hpf gene encoding ribosome hibernation-promoting factor, HPF/YfiA family, whose protein sequence is MNLKISGHHLEVTPALREYVITKLDRVLRHFDQVIDGSVVLSVDNHKEKDKRQKVEINLHLKGKDIFVESCDSDLYAAIDLMIDKLDRQVIRHKDRLQGHQHEAIKYQPAPQQDVPPQ
- the lptB gene encoding LPS export ABC transporter ATP-binding protein, whose protein sequence is MTPLPHRKPAGTSSSLVVRNLKKRYGSRTVVKDVSLDVKSGEVVGLLGPNGAGKTTSFYMIVGLVPLDAGEIDLDGKSISLLPIHKRASLGLSYLPQEASVFRKLSVEQNIRAVLELQHEENGKRLSKEAITSRTEALLDELQIAHLRENPALSLSGGERRRVEIARALATNPSFILLDEPFAGVDPIAVLEIQKIVKFLKQRNIGVLITDHNVRETLGICDHAYIISDGSVLAAGAPSDIIENESVRRVYLGEHFRM
- a CDS encoding KdsC family phosphatase, coding for MAVAPPTATERASRVKLMIFDVDGVLTDGGLLFTAEGDTMKGFNSMDGHGMKLLRQAGIETAIITGRKSGIVAARVKEMNITHVYQGVQDKPQAFADLLQQTGLTAEDCGYMGDDWVDLAVMLRVGFAAAPANSHPEVIARAHWVSEARGGHGAAREVCDTLLRAQHKYEALLAAACSGEQRGLVG
- the lptC gene encoding LPS export ABC transporter periplasmic protein LptC encodes the protein MNQFRLTSLIPLIAMAALAGITWWLLQATMPRKTDDEVRPKEHTPDYFADNFSVSELDQSGATQYRLTAQSLIHYEDDEMSDLVKPAMRAFQPGKPIVTATGDTGTVNADASIVNLYENARILRAPGGGDPQMQADSEHFRVLVNDDVIETEKPVKLQRGMSVMTASGMKYNNVTRFMQLFGNVRGAIAASDSGH
- a CDS encoding PTS sugar transporter subunit IIA — its product is MERHSTAPVGRTQATFSPVKMNRLAKFLPLENVVIGLSVTSKKRVFEQAGLIFENQNGIARSTVTDNLFARERLGSTGLGEGVAIPHGRIKGLKQPLAAFVRLAEPIPFEAPDGQPVSLLIFLLVPEQATQQHLEILSEIAQLLSDRDARERLHTETDRESLHRLLTQWQP